From Ailuropoda melanoleuca isolate Jingjing chromosome 8, ASM200744v2, whole genome shotgun sequence, a single genomic window includes:
- the LOC100471787 gene encoding LOW QUALITY PROTEIN: uncharacterized protein LOC100471787 (The sequence of the model RefSeq protein was modified relative to this genomic sequence to represent the inferred CDS: inserted 4 bases in 2 codons) yields MTGAARRGSEGVCRSSGRSGAPGSGTSAQPQPTRRARRSRCRMEGKGHANRVTLGQSPRMLSPRRIAARGGGARTEEAGRSGACARPEPGAAGGAEGVRSWLGDAPVSPPRVSAPSWSANPAAGTQCTVLNSVDSDVSRRVKVLARAFSSSHSHGASLLLQPLALWFLALLINDVKEVIHDKKVRQSSTQEESFKXKKAVLFCLSKDKRKXIVEKAKQNLVDDTNDTVKDPHTSFVKLLSLNDCQFASYDTTFTTRAGKEDLVFKFWGPESAPSQREMIYASSKDAIKKKFTGIKHKWQVDGMDNIKDYSSLGEKLRGNTLVSLEGKPL; encoded by the exons ATGACGGGAGCTGCGCGGAGGGGCAGCGAGGGGGTGTGCCGAAGCTCCGGAAGGAGCGGGGCCCCAGGGAGCGGAACAAGCGCCCAACCGCAGCCGACGCGCCGGGCCCGCCGCTCAAGGTGCAGAATGGAGGGGAAAGGTCACGCGAACAGGGTTACTCTGGGCCAAAGTCCTCGGATGTTGAGCCCTCGGCGTATCGCAGCTCGAGGGGGCGGGGCGCGCACCGAGGAGGCGGGGAGAAGCGGAGCGTGCGCGCGCCCGGAGCCCGGAGCCGCAGGGGGAGCGGAAGGGGTGAGATCGTGGCTCGGGGACGCGCCTGTCTCCCCACCTCGCGTGTCAGCCCCTAGCTGGAGCGCGAACCCTGCAGCGGGTACGCAATG cactgttctaaattCTGTAGATTCGGATGTGAGCAGGAGAGTCAAGGTTTTGGCCCgcgccttctcctcctcccactcccacgGAGCCTCCCTGCTACTGCAGCCGCTCGCATTGTGGTTTCTGGCGTTACTAATAaatgatgtcaaagaagttattcATGATAAGAAAGTAAGGCAATCTTCTACACAGgaggagagttttaa aaaaaaagcagttctcTTCTGTTTaagcaaagacaaaagaaa aattgtagagaaagcaaagcagaacTTGGTGGATGACACTAACGATACTGTAAAAGACCCCCACACATCTTTTGTGAAGTTGCTATCTCTGAATGATTGCCAATTTGCTTCATACGATACCACATTCACAACAAGAGCTGGGAAAGAAGACCTGGTATTTAAATTCTGGGGTCCTGAAAGTGCACCTTCGCAAAGGGAGATGATTTATGCTAGCTCTAAAGatgccattaaaaagaaattcacaggTATTAAACATAAGTGGCAAGTAGATGGTATGGACAATATTAAGGACTATTCCTCACTTGGAGAGAAACTGAGAGGCAACACATTAGTCTCACTTGAAGGAAAACCCTTATAA